The segment TGACCGTCTTGAACGAAGAAAGCGTCGAGCTCGGTGTAGTAGTCGCCGCCAGCTCCTACGCCTTCACCGGTAGGAGGTTTATCGAAAACGCCTTGGCCGTTGTGGAAGACGAATTGAATGGGAGCTCCTTCTTCACCGATGCCATCGATGCGGTGGAGGAATTCTCCGGGGGAACGGCCGGGGCCGATTTTTTGGAGCTGGGCGTTTTGCCATGGGCCGCCGTTTGAGGAGTAGAGGATGTAGGCTGGATCAAAGCCGCTGTGGTAGAAAATAATTTTGCCTTTGTAGTGCGGTGGAGGGATGGAGGGGACGTTTAGGGTCTGGAGCGGGGTGATGTCGCTGGCGTTGGAGTTTTGGCAGTGGGTGGAGGATGAGCCGCTGCGGGAGATGAATTTGTATTGTATGTTGGCGCCAGCTTCGACGGCGATCTGGCCTGTCCAGATGTTTCCGGGAGTCCAGCGCAGACGGATGGCACGGACGGGGTCGTTGGCGCCGAGGTCGGGGTGATTTCCGAGGACGTAAAGAAAGTTGCCCAGGCCGACATCGACGGTGTGTGAGAAAGTCAGGGTTTGTTTTTGAACCGACTTCGGAAAGGCCGTAAATGGTAGATTCGCGAGGTGAAGAATGACTAAGATAGCCGCCAACTTGGGATAGAGCGAGGACATGCGAGTTTTTGTTGTATTTACAACTAATAGTGGCGGAGGAAAAAGGGTTGTCAATTCTCGCTGCTCTCTGGGACGTGCGGGGCGAGCCTATTGAAACCAGGTGGGGTGGAGAGCTTGAGAGATCTGGGCAAGAAGATGATCGCGATTGAAGCGGGAGATGTATTCGGTGGAGATGCCTTTTGGGCAGACGGCTTCGCAGGCGGTGGTGTTGGAGCATGCGCCGAAGCCTGCAGCGTCGTGAGCTTGGAGCATAGCGAGGACGCGGCGGTGTTTCTCGGGTTTGCCTTGGGGAAGGATATTGAGATGAGTTGCCTTGGCGGCGAGGAAGAGCATGGCGGAGCCGTTTTTGCAAGCGGCGACACAGGCGCCACAGCCGATGCAGGCTGCGGCGTCGAAGGCGAGGTCGGCGACGGGTTTGGGGATTGGAATGGCGTTGGCATCAGGGGCTGCGCCGACGTTGGCGCTGATGTATCCTCCTGCGGCGATGATGCGGTCGAGTCCGGATCGATCGGTGATGAGGTCTCTTATAACTGGGAAGGCGCGGGCGCGGTAAGGCTCAATGGTGATTGTGTCGCCATCGCGGAATGATCGCATGTAGGTTTGGCAAGTTGTGACGCGATCTTCTGGGCCGTGCGGTTCGCCGTTGATGACGAGGGAACACATGCCGCAGATGCCTTCGCGGCAGTCGTGATCGAAGGCGATAGGTTCTTCGCCTTTTAGAACGAGCTCGTTGTTGACGACATCGAGCATTTCGAGGAAGGACATGTTGGGGTTGACGTTGCGGGCCTGGTAAGTAACGAATCGGCCTTGGGAGTGTCGGTCTTTTTGTCGCCAGACTTTGAGGGTGAAATTCATACGATGATCTCCTTCGGGACTACTTATAGCTTCGGGTGGTCATTTTGACTTCTTCGTAGCGGAGTGGCTCGGTGTGGCGGAGAGGAGGTTTGTCTGGGCCTTGATATTCCCAGACTGCGACGTGTGCGAAGTCTTGGTCGTTGCGGGCGCATTCACCATCGGGCGTCTGATATTCTTCTCTGAAATGGCAACCACAGGATTCTTCGCGGGTGAGAGCGTCGAGGCAGAGGAGCTCACCAAGCTCGAGGAAATCAGCGACGCGGCCTGCTTTTTCGAGGGCTTGGTTGAGGGAGTCGGCGGAGCCGGGGACGTTGACGTTTTGCCAGAATTCTTCACGGATAGCGGGGATTTCGGTGAGGGCTTGGCGGAGGCCAGTGGCGTTTCGTGACATGCCGCAGTAGTTCCACAGGATTTTGCCGAGTGTGCGATGGAAGTCGTCCACCGTGCGGCGTCCTTTGATGTTGAGTAAGCGGCGGATTATTGAGCGAACGTTTTCCTCGGCCTCTTGGAATTCGGGGCGTTCGACGAAAGCTTTCGGAGAGATTGGTTTTTGAGTCGCAAGGAAATTCGAGAGGGTGTAGGGGATGATGAAATAGCCATCAGCGAGGCCTTGCATGAGGGCGGAAGCGCCGAGGCGGTTGGCACCGTGATCGGAGAAGTTGGCTTCGCCGAGGACGAAGAGGCCAGGGATGTTGGACATGAGTTGATAATCAACCCAGAGGCCTCCCATGGTGTAGTGGATGGCGGGGTAGATACGCATGGGGACTTTGTAGGCATCTTCGCCCGTGATTTCGCGATACATGTCGAAGAGATTGCCGTAACGTTGGCGGATAACGTTTTCTCCAAGCCGACGGATGGCGTCGGAGAAGTCGAGGTAGACTCCGAGTCCGCCCGGGCCTACGCCGCGGCCTTCATCGCAGACGCGCTTAGCGGCGCGGGAGGCGATGTCGCGTGGGGCGAGGTTGCCATAGGACGGATAGAGGCGCTCGAGGTAGTAGTCGCGGCGCTCTTCGGGAATCTCGAGGGGATTTTTGCCGCAATCTTCTTTGTAGAGGGGGACCCAGCATCGGCCGTCGTTGCGAAGCGACTCCGACATGAGCGTGAGCTTGGATTGATAGTCGCCCGAGACGGGGATGCAGGTGGGATGGATCTGTGTGAAACAGGGGTTGGCGAAGACTGCGCCGCGCTTATAAGCGCGCCAGATGGCTGTGGCGTTCGAGCCGCGAGCATAGGTGGAGAGGTTGAATACGTTACCGTAGCCGCCTGTGGCGAGGAGGACAGCGTCGGCGGCGTGGCGGGTGATTTGTCCCGTAACGAGATCGCGAGTAATGATGCCTTTTGCATAACCATCGACGACGACAAGATCGAGCATCTCAGTGCGCGGGAAAAGACGCGCTTGACCGCTAGCGACTTGGCGCATGAGGGCTTGGTAGGCGCCAAGGAGGAGCTGCTGGCCAGTCTGGCCGCGTGCGTAGAAGGTGCGGGAGACTTGCGCGCCGCCGAAGGAGCGGTTGTCGAGGAGACCGGAATACTCTCGGGCAAAAGGCACCCCTTGCGCGACACATTGGTCGATGATGTTGACGGAGACTTCGGCTAAGCGATAGACGTTGGCTTCGCGTGCGCGAAAGTCGCCGCCTTTGATTGTGTCGTAGAAAAGGCGATAGACGGAGTCGCCATCGTTGCGGTAGTTTTTAGCAGCATTTATTCCACCCTGAGCAGCTATGGAATGAGCCCGGCGTGGGCTGTCTTGGAAACAAAATACCGTGACGTTATATCCGAGCTCGCCGAGGGAAGCTGCTGCGGAAGCACCCGCCAAGCCTGTGCCGACGATGATCACGTGATATTTACGCTTATTGGTTGGATTGACGAGGCGGGCATCTCGCTTAAAACGAGACCACTTCTCGGAAAGTGGACCGCTGGGGATGGAAGCCTCGAGTTTCATATGGAGACGGAGTTAGAGATGGCGTTTATCATAAAATCA is part of the Candidatus Methylacidiphilales bacterium genome and harbors:
- a CDS encoding succinate dehydrogenase/fumarate reductase iron-sulfur subunit; its protein translation is MNFTLKVWRQKDRHSQGRFVTYQARNVNPNMSFLEMLDVVNNELVLKGEEPIAFDHDCREGICGMCSLVINGEPHGPEDRVTTCQTYMRSFRDGDTITIEPYRARAFPVIRDLITDRSGLDRIIAAGGYISANVGAAPDANAIPIPKPVADLAFDAAACIGCGACVAACKNGSAMLFLAAKATHLNILPQGKPEKHRRVLAMLQAHDAAGFGACSNTTACEAVCPKGISTEYISRFNRDHLLAQISQALHPTWFQ
- a CDS encoding fumarate reductase/succinate dehydrogenase flavoprotein subunit encodes the protein MKLEASIPSGPLSEKWSRFKRDARLVNPTNKRKYHVIIVGTGLAGASAAASLGELGYNVTVFCFQDSPRRAHSIAAQGGINAAKNYRNDGDSVYRLFYDTIKGGDFRAREANVYRLAEVSVNIIDQCVAQGVPFAREYSGLLDNRSFGGAQVSRTFYARGQTGQQLLLGAYQALMRQVASGQARLFPRTEMLDLVVVDGYAKGIITRDLVTGQITRHAADAVLLATGGYGNVFNLSTYARGSNATAIWRAYKRGAVFANPCFTQIHPTCIPVSGDYQSKLTLMSESLRNDGRCWVPLYKEDCGKNPLEIPEERRDYYLERLYPSYGNLAPRDIASRAAKRVCDEGRGVGPGGLGVYLDFSDAIRRLGENVIRQRYGNLFDMYREITGEDAYKVPMRIYPAIHYTMGGLWVDYQLMSNIPGLFVLGEANFSDHGANRLGASALMQGLADGYFIIPYTLSNFLATQKPISPKAFVERPEFQEAEENVRSIIRRLLNIKGRRTVDDFHRTLGKILWNYCGMSRNATGLRQALTEIPAIREEFWQNVNVPGSADSLNQALEKAGRVADFLELGELLCLDALTREESCGCHFREEYQTPDGECARNDQDFAHVAVWEYQGPDKPPLRHTEPLRYEEVKMTTRSYK